A single Flavobacterium sp. 1 DNA region contains:
- a CDS encoding DUF5977 domain-containing protein, producing MDGNTEYRPFALLEQYTPDEGATEYYNTLRTLTAVKNDCSDGTVGSSVTLTANANHFVSTESVADANTQADSWLAANGQAYANNLGTCNIRTTAWRGINPSCVIEPTTALSPFDYMVIRYKWTLGAGEDLDTYTGIVNTGTPLDNKWMGWQHGFGNELPELAEAANSYIMWAGDNQGLNGIESCLVNFSKITSDYPALNTVQVRMAGSWFKPVATGNIDVEITTYLGGTMDKSGFDILNTGGIQVQQLSFTKNVPIEGENLNNNIELVTSIGYITYTKSDATGQIVITY from the coding sequence ATGGACGGAAATACAGAATATAGACCTTTTGCTTTACTAGAGCAATATACCCCAGATGAAGGAGCTACAGAATACTATAATACACTACGAACGCTTACAGCAGTAAAGAATGATTGTTCAGATGGAACTGTTGGAAGTTCGGTTACGCTCACTGCTAATGCAAACCATTTTGTCTCAACCGAAAGTGTTGCTGATGCCAATACACAAGCTGATTCATGGTTGGCGGCCAATGGACAGGCTTATGCCAATAATTTAGGAACATGCAATATTAGAACTACGGCATGGAGAGGAATTAATCCTTCTTGTGTTATTGAACCCACAACAGCATTATCTCCTTTTGACTATATGGTAATTCGATATAAATGGACCCTTGGTGCTGGTGAAGATTTAGATACCTATACCGGGATTGTAAATACAGGAACACCCTTAGATAATAAATGGATGGGTTGGCAACATGGATTTGGAAATGAACTCCCGGAATTAGCTGAAGCAGCAAACTCTTATATCATGTGGGCTGGTGATAATCAAGGGTTAAATGGAATAGAAAGCTGTCTGGTCAATTTTAGCAAAATAACCTCAGATTACCCTGCACTAAATACAGTACAGGTGAGAATGGCTGGAAGCTGGTTTAAACCAGTAGCTACAGGAAATATCGATGTGGAAATAACTACATATCTGGGCGGAACAATGGATAAGTCTGGATTTGATATTTTAAATACAGGAGGAATTCAAGTCCAACAGCTAAGTTTTACTAAAAATGTTCCAATAGAAGGTGAAAATTTAAACAATAATATAGAATTAGTAA